From one Lotus japonicus ecotype B-129 chromosome 3, LjGifu_v1.2 genomic stretch:
- the LOC130746100 gene encoding uncharacterized protein LOC130746100 has translation MSKKNNLAKRKKQYEFDLRREKLEKEKKEKKLHAKKNKMKLDGKDKKKGGSGFQVGKRKVKTKLTALAKAKAAQAMELDA, from the exons ATGTCGAAGAAGAACAATCTCGCAAAGAGAAAGAAGCAATACGAATTCGATCTCCGAA GAGAGAAGCTAGAGAAGgaaaagaaggagaagaagctcCATGCCAAGAAAAACAAGATGAAA TTGGATGGTAAAGACAAGAAGAAGGGTGGAAGTGGATTTCAGGTGGGGAAGAGAAAAGTGAAGACCAAGTTGACAGCTCTGGCTAAAGCTAAAGCTGCTCAGGCTATGGAGCTCGACGCGTGA
- the LOC130746099 gene encoding AT-hook motif nuclear-localized protein 9-like, with protein MDRGDQMASYYMQRGIPGAAGNQPELLNSSSIQPLPNPNPQFQSNIGGGTIGSTLPLESSGISSQCVNVGAPSGAPVKRKRGRPRKYGSGQGTVSLALTPTPATHPGTFTQGQKRGRGRPPGSGKKQQLASLGELVSGSAGMGFTPHVITVAIGEDIATKIMAFSQQGPRAICILSANGAVSTATLVQPSSSGGSVTYKGLFEILCLSGSYFLADGGGSRSQTGGLNISLASPDGRVIGGGVGGVLIAASLIQVIVGSFMWGGSKTKNKNKQDSENAEVAMESDHHAVHNPVAVNSISSNQNLTPISSLSSWPASRQLDMRNSHIGIDLMRG; from the exons ATGGATCGAGGGGACCAAATGGCGTCATACTATATGCAGAGAGGAATACCTGGTGCTGCTGGGAACCAACCTGAATTGCTTAATTCATCGAGTATTCAGCCACTGCCTAACCCTAATCCACAATTTCAATCAAACATTGGAGGTGGTACCATTGGATCCACATTGCCATTAGAATCTTCTGGAATTTCATCTCAATGTGTCAATGTGGGGGCTCCTTCTGGGGCACCTGTCAAAAGGAAGAGAGGGAGACCTAGAAAATATGGGTCTGGTCAAGGAACTGTGTCATTGGCATTGACTCCAACACCAGCTACTCATCCTGGAACCTTTACACAAGGCCAGAAAAGGGGTAGAGGGCGCCCCCCTGGGTCTGGGAAGAAACAGCAATTGGCTTCTCTAG GTGAATTGGTGTCTGGTTCAGCCGGGATGGGTTTCACTCCTCATGTCATCACTGTAGCAATTGGAGAA GACATTGCAACAAAGATTATGGCATTTTCTCAGCAGGGACCTAGGGCTATATGTATATTGTCAGCTAATGGTGCTGTCTCTACTGCGACACTCGTTCAGCCTTCTTCTTCAGGGGGCAGTGTCACATATAAG GGGCTTTTTGAGATTTTGTGCCTGTCAGGCTCTTACTTTCTTGCTGATGGTGGTGGCTCCCGCAGTCAAACTGGTGGATTAAATATTTCCCTTGCAAGTCCTGATGGTCGTGTCATCGGCGGAGGAGTTGGTGGAGTGCTTATTGCAGCAAGTCTGATTCAG GTGATAGTTGGGAGCTTCATGTGGGGTGgatcaaagacaaagaacaaaaacaaacaagaTTCAGAAAATGCAGAAGTTgctatggagtcagatcatcaTGCAGTTCACAATCCAGTTGCAGTGAATAGCATTTCTTCAAATCAAAATCTTACTCCAATCTCATCTCTAAGTTCTTGGCCGGCATCGCGTCAATTGGATATGCGTAATTCCCATATTGGCATTGATTTAATGCGTGGGTGA
- the LOC130744763 gene encoding replication protein A 70 kDa DNA-binding subunit C-like has translation MANTPAIGYKFDDISEINTSKDAWAVVATPIRLWVVPSFSGKKLPYSMELVLMDAKGGKIHASVRQSLIYKFQPLMNEGRVYQISSFGVEESRGDFRTTGHGYKINFQFSTSVRLVKDLPINRSPYSFMPLSDVALNNPDSYYLIDVMGILTGYSEELEFEKDGKKNKKMTIEIEQDGVRMECAFFGNYVAEVLGQIAAGDKNNAVIVIQLAKIKPFRGKISLQNAYGSTRILFNPDVEGANSLRQRFLEAHEPAAQVLNHLPNSGKISVSDDFLKRHWGKTVEQIKNMRANLKPSQSFSIPLEHNRTIEHNKQNALLATGSWGMRAWILESEVCLRPPW, from the exons ATGGCCAATACCCCTGCAATAGGTTACAAATTTGATGATATCTCAGAAATCAACACTTCCAAAGATGCATGGGCAGTTGTTGCTACACCCATCCGGTTGTGGGTGGTCCCTAGCTTCTCTGGGAAGAAATTGCCTTACTCAATGGAATTAGTGCTGATGGATGCAAAG GGCGGTAAGATCCACGCTTCTGTGAGGCAGTCTCTGATTTACAAGTTCCAACCCTTAATGAACGAGGGACGCGTCTATCAGATTTCCTCCTTTGGAGTCGAGGAAAGCCGAGGTGATTTCAGAACAACTGGCCATGGTTACAAGATCAATTTCCAGTTTAGTACTTCTGTGCGGTTGGTTAAAGACTTGCCTATCAACAGGAGCCCTTACTCCTTTATGCCTTTATCTGATGTGGCCCTCAACAACCCTGATTCATACTATTTAATAG ATGTTATGGGAATTTTAACTGGATACAGCGAAGAACTGGAGTTTGAAAAggatggaaaaaaaaacaagaaaatgacCATTGAAATAGAACAGGATGG GGTTAGAATGGAATGCGCTTTTTTCGGCAACTATGTCGCAGAGGTCTTGGGACAGATAGCTGCTGGAGACAAGAACAATGCTGTTATTGTCATTCAGCTTGCAAAGATCAAGCCATTCAGAG gaaaaataagtttacaaAATGCATATGGATCAACAAGAATCCTTTTTAATCCAGACGTTGAGGGCGCGAACTCGCTCCGGCAAAG GTTTTTAGAGGCCCATGAACCTGCTGCTCAGGTCCTGAACCATCTTCCAAATTCTGGGAAGATATCTGTTTCGGATGATTTCTTGAAAAGGCATTGGGGGAAGACAGTTGAGCAGATCAAGAATATGAGAGCCAACCTTAAACCAAGTCAGAGCTTTAGTATTCCTTTAGAACACAATAGAACAATAGAACACAATAAACAGAATGCCCTACTTGCCacagggagttgg ggaatgagagcaTGGATTTTGGAGTCAGAGGTgtgtctaaggcctccatggtaa
- the LOC130742697 gene encoding secretory carrier-associated membrane protein 1-like produces MDSLNFYIYFYKSAELRKCSPCNLKAQTLPPEPYDRGATIDIPLDTSKDIKAKEKELQAREAELKRREQELKRKEDAIARAGIVIEEKNWPPFFPIIHHEISKEIPLHLQRIQYVAFTTWLVG; encoded by the exons ATGGATTCTTTAAATTTctacatttatttttataaatctGCAGAACTCAGGAAGTGTTCCCCTTGCAACCTCAAAGCTCAAACCCTTCCTCCTGAGCCTTATGATCGCGGAGCAACTATTGACATTCCTCTTGATACCTCAAAG GACATCAAGGCAAAGGAGAAAGAACTTCAAGCCAGAGAAGCTGAATTGAAAAGAAGGGAACAG GAGCTAAAACGAAAGGAAGATGCTATAGCCCGAG CTGGAATAGTTATAGAGGAAAAGAATTGGCCTCCTTTTTTCCCCATCATTCATCATgaaatttcaaaagaaataCCATTGCATCTTCAAAGGATCCAGTATGTTGCGTTTACAACATGGTTAG TGGGTTGA